The Solibacillus sp. FSL R7-0682 genome includes a window with the following:
- a CDS encoding bifunctional metallophosphatase/5'-nucleotidase: MKFSIIATSDIHGHTERFSQLATMIQARRPALLIDNGDFLQGSHLSFYYENYLDEKHPQITLANKLRYDLAVFGNHEFNYPLKTIEAMRAACQFEWIAANIKDFAKPFFIKEVHGIRIAVIGVVTHYTALWDEGEATKSLCFEDAFLAAQRTVKFVREHEQVQLVILSYHGGFERNIETGDLIDIEIGENQAYQMLQEIDGIDIFITGHQHLEIASKFRGVSVVQPGSNGKCFAQIDITIEDKHISHMPSLVYVDTSIEQVNFPSFNEWKNEVLGIASTNLIYEDFFTPRLQATTYTQFVHNMQLHYTNAQLSVIELPYHSHGGFPEKITRKDVLHNISRQNRLQVIQLNGLEIRQAIELSASVFAINSQGAIDFSMNVYFPEPQPYTYDIWGGIDYEITLSNPVGKRLTKLQYGNQDIQDEDVFEVVVNSYRATGAHQFTMFKKTPIRETTLYVPHLMMQYILQTSPIQVEVNNHFQLKK, from the coding sequence ATGAAATTTTCTATTATTGCAACGAGTGACATTCATGGGCATACAGAACGTTTTTCCCAACTTGCCACCATGATTCAAGCACGCAGGCCCGCCCTTCTCATTGATAACGGTGATTTTCTTCAAGGAAGCCATTTAAGCTTTTATTATGAAAACTATTTAGATGAAAAACACCCGCAAATTACATTAGCTAATAAACTCCGCTATGATTTAGCGGTTTTTGGCAACCATGAATTTAATTATCCTTTAAAAACGATTGAAGCAATGCGTGCAGCATGCCAGTTTGAGTGGATTGCAGCTAATATAAAAGATTTTGCAAAACCCTTTTTTATTAAAGAAGTTCATGGTATACGGATTGCCGTTATTGGTGTTGTAACGCATTATACCGCGCTCTGGGATGAGGGAGAAGCAACAAAATCACTTTGCTTTGAGGATGCTTTTTTAGCTGCTCAAAGAACCGTAAAGTTTGTGCGTGAGCATGAACAGGTACAGCTTGTTATTTTAAGCTACCATGGCGGCTTTGAGCGAAATATCGAAACAGGTGACCTAATTGACATAGAAATTGGTGAAAACCAAGCTTATCAAATGCTACAAGAAATTGATGGCATCGATATTTTCATTACGGGGCATCAGCATTTAGAAATTGCGTCAAAGTTTCGTGGAGTTTCTGTCGTGCAACCAGGGTCGAATGGCAAATGCTTTGCTCAAATCGACATTACAATAGAAGATAAGCATATCTCTCATATGCCTTCACTTGTTTATGTAGATACATCAATAGAACAAGTTAACTTCCCTTCTTTTAACGAGTGGAAAAATGAAGTGTTAGGAATTGCGTCAACGAATTTAATATATGAAGATTTTTTCACACCACGCCTTCAAGCAACGACTTATACGCAATTTGTACATAATATGCAATTACATTATACGAATGCCCAGTTGTCTGTGATTGAGCTACCCTATCATTCACATGGGGGGTTTCCAGAAAAAATTACGCGAAAAGATGTTTTACACAATATATCCCGTCAAAACCGGTTGCAAGTTATCCAATTAAATGGTTTAGAAATTCGTCAAGCGATTGAGTTAAGTGCAAGCGTTTTTGCAATTAATTCACAAGGGGCTATCGATTTTAGTATGAACGTCTATTTCCCTGAACCTCAGCCATATACTTATGATATTTGGGGCGGTATTGATTATGAAATTACATTATCAAATCCGGTTGGAAAGCGTTTGACAAAGCTTCAATATGGAAATCAAGACATCCAAGATGAAGATGTTTTTGAAGTGGTCGTCAATAGTTACCGTGCAACAGGTGCACATCAATTTACAATGTTTAAAAAAACGCCTATTCGTGAAACAACGCTGTACGTTCCACACTTAATGATGCAATACATACTACAAACAAGCCCTATTCAAGTAGAAGTGAATAATCATTTTCAATTAAAGAAGTGA
- a CDS encoding SPFH domain-containing protein: MLTGTMLGGLIAVGVVLFLILAIVGVYITKYKTAGPDEALIVTGSYLGSKNVHTDDSGNRIKIIRGGGTFVFPVFQQAEPLSLLSSKLEVTTPEVYTEQGVPVMADGTAIIKIGGSISEIATAAEQFLGKEKHEREGEAREVLEGHLRSILGSMTVEEIYKNRDKFSQEVQRVASHDLAKMGLIIVSFTIKDVRDKNGYLESLGKPRIAQVKRDADIATAEADKETRIKRAQAAQEAKKAELERATQIAEAEKENQLKVAEFRREQDIAKARADQAYELESARAKQEVTEQEMQVKIIERQKQIELEEKEILRREKQYDSEVKKKADADRYAIEQNAEAQKRKELANADAEKYRIESLAKAEAEKVRLDGIAKADSERAQGEAEAEIIRLKGLAEAEAKEKIAEAFEQFGQAAVLDMIVKMLPEFAKQIASPLSNIDKITVVDTGGGANGGAGKVTGYATDLMSSLQETLKASSGIDVKDLIETYVGKNAPTKEASILDHTIFSKEEELVKK, encoded by the coding sequence ATGTTAACTGGAACTATGTTAGGTGGATTAATTGCGGTAGGTGTCGTGTTATTTTTAATACTAGCAATCGTAGGTGTATACATTACAAAATATAAAACAGCCGGGCCAGACGAGGCTTTAATTGTAACGGGAAGCTATTTAGGTAGCAAAAATGTACATACCGACGATTCTGGAAATCGAATTAAAATTATTCGTGGTGGTGGTACATTTGTGTTCCCTGTATTCCAACAAGCGGAGCCATTAAGCTTATTATCAAGCAAATTAGAGGTGACTACACCTGAAGTTTATACAGAACAGGGCGTACCAGTCATGGCAGATGGAACAGCTATTATTAAAATTGGTGGGTCCATTTCAGAAATTGCTACAGCTGCAGAACAATTTTTAGGAAAAGAGAAGCATGAACGTGAAGGTGAAGCACGCGAAGTATTAGAAGGTCACCTTCGCTCAATTCTAGGCTCGATGACAGTAGAAGAAATTTATAAAAACCGTGATAAATTCTCTCAGGAAGTACAACGTGTCGCGTCACACGATTTAGCGAAAATGGGATTAATTATTGTTTCGTTCACGATTAAAGATGTTCGCGATAAGAACGGATACCTTGAATCTCTTGGTAAGCCGCGTATTGCACAAGTAAAGCGTGATGCAGATATTGCAACTGCAGAAGCGGATAAAGAAACACGTATTAAACGTGCGCAAGCTGCTCAAGAAGCAAAAAAAGCGGAATTAGAGCGAGCGACACAAATTGCAGAAGCCGAAAAAGAAAATCAATTAAAAGTAGCTGAATTCCGTCGCGAACAAGATATTGCAAAAGCCCGTGCCGACCAAGCATATGAACTAGAATCTGCTCGTGCAAAACAAGAAGTTACAGAACAAGAAATGCAAGTTAAAATTATTGAACGTCAAAAGCAAATTGAATTAGAAGAAAAAGAAATTTTGCGTCGTGAGAAACAATATGATTCTGAAGTTAAGAAAAAGGCCGACGCAGATCGTTATGCCATTGAGCAAAACGCGGAAGCACAAAAGCGAAAAGAACTTGCTAATGCAGATGCGGAAAAATATCGTATTGAATCACTTGCAAAAGCGGAAGCGGAAAAAGTTAGATTGGACGGTATCGCAAAGGCCGATTCAGAACGTGCACAAGGTGAAGCAGAAGCAGAGATTATTCGCTTGAAAGGTTTAGCAGAAGCGGAAGCGAAAGAAAAAATAGCAGAAGCATTCGAGCAATTCGGTCAGGCTGCTGTTTTAGATATGATTGTTAAAATGCTTCCAGAATTTGCGAAGCAAATTGCAAGTCCTCTTTCAAATATCGATAAAATTACCGTAGTGGATACAGGGGGCGGCGCCAATGGTGGTGCCGGTAAAGTAACTGGATATGCTACAGATTTAATGTCATCCCTACAAGAAACGTTAAAAGCTTCTTCAGGAATTGATGTAAAAGATCTAATCGAAACTTATGTAGGGAAAAATGCACCTACTAAAGAAGCTTCCATTTTAGACCATACTATTTTTTCAAAAGAAGAGGAACTAGTAAAGAAATAA